One Candidatus Niyogibacteria bacterium genomic region harbors:
- a CDS encoding NYN domain-containing protein: MEIHPQNRGKAKKIFDLVLSEAGEGNRWDNEEPGVIDFISKKSGLKLGREVIGKLLSEVCDAGYLEKILGGRTGRKIVSLRILRREWQEKSAQRPPQKNKETAAITPAPKTAADRKKPEKPRLVLLVDFVNIETTLMSASKAVDAIVGLEGPLVNIGTIEAKFSFIPSHRLDGALVLSLIYRHLLIVCPRNLHNGVDKTKDKDLVDARMSNLVNIIALFNDDISHIVFVSGDGDFLDAACYAKDHGKKVVVAAPMGHLSRALEKVADEIIFF; the protein is encoded by the coding sequence ATGGAAATTCATCCGCAAAACAGGGGAAAGGCTAAAAAGATTTTTGATCTGGTTCTTTCAGAAGCCGGAGAGGGAAATAGGTGGGATAATGAGGAACCGGGAGTAATTGATTTTATTTCCAAAAAGAGCGGTCTGAAATTGGGCCGCGAAGTGATAGGCAAACTTCTTTCAGAAGTTTGTGATGCGGGTTATCTGGAAAAGATTCTTGGCGGAAGGACGGGCCGAAAAATTGTTAGCCTGCGGATCCTCCGCCGCGAATGGCAAGAGAAAAGCGCTCAAAGGCCGCCACAGAAAAATAAAGAGACGGCCGCGATAACACCGGCGCCGAAGACGGCGGCAGATCGGAAAAAACCCGAAAAGCCAAGGCTGGTTTTGCTTGTTGATTTCGTCAATATAGAAACTACTTTGATGAGCGCGTCTAAAGCCGTTGACGCAATAGTCGGCTTGGAAGGACCTCTGGTGAACATTGGCACGATTGAAGCCAAATTCAGTTTTATACCGTCCCATCGATTAGATGGCGCGCTGGTCCTCTCACTCATTTATCGTCATCTATTGATTGTCTGTCCCAGAAATCTGCATAACGGAGTCGATAAGACTAAGGATAAAGACCTGGTTGACGCGAGAATGAGCAATTTGGTTAATATCATCGCTCTTTTTAACGATGACATATCGCACATTGTCTTTGTTTCAGGAGATGGAGATTTTCTCGACGCAGCCTGTTATGCCAAAGACCACGGCAAGAA